The window CATGCTTGATGACAAACATGGATCTGACAGTCtgataaactgttttaaaactaaactgatgctacaaatgaaatgctgtgtgtgaTCTGGGTTTTCTTACCCCATCTATAAGGTCTAGGTCATTACGCAGCTGACTCTGGATGGAGTGAAGCTTAGACAAGGGGAGCTGGTCCAGCTCTCCATAGCTACGTAGAAGAGGTGTTCCAGGGGTGCGACAAAGCGCATCAAAGTCCCCCTGGAGCTCTTTCAGCTTGCGCTCTGTTTCTTCCCATTTCTGTTCTGCCAGCTGCCGCTCTGCCTCTGCCGTTTTTGCTTGCTCCTTTGCCTCGTGAGCATCTTTCTGGCAAGCTTCACAGGCCTGGAACAAAAGCGAATGTTGTATTAAAGTACAAAAAGGAAAATCATTCTGGCACATTCTCAATTTGCACACTTACTTGCTTCACCTGATGCCAGGCCTCCTCAAATTGTTTGATCTTCCTCTTGGCCTCATCCAGCTCTCTGAAAAGGCGGGCCACATCAGCAGTGCTGGTTGTGGAGGTTAGgctgctgaaaactggagatGGACTGGGTGAAAAGCTGCCACTTACAAAGTCCCAAATGTTGCTAGCTCCTCCGTTCAAGCCTAGGTGAGTGATGTGTTCAGATAACAGCAATTTAGactaaataaaatacactaGCTTGTGTCACTTTTTACACAAACTATTAGTTATCCTTTCAGCTTCACTACTACACACAGAACTGGATTAAACAGAGAAGTGAAGCTGAATGAAGGggtaaatgaaagcaaatgctTTCCACCTTGATCAGGGCAAAATGTCTAATGTGATCAGCTTACCCAGAGAGTTCTGGGAAGAGGAGGTAGGTGTTCCCAGAAGGCCATGCTCTTGCTTGGCTAGCATGTTTGAAGTTTGATTTTGCTGAGATACAGTCCCTGACAGCAGGGACTGTGACAGAGACTGGGAGAGGGAACTCAGCGGGGAGGTGGAGAGCGATGATGAGGAATTAAAAGAGGATGATCGCACCAAGGAGCCAGGAATGTTGACAGGAGCAGATCCACCAAGCACCCTTTGACCTGAAGGACAAAGCATGCACAGGTGTTCTTTAGAAACACCTATGGAAGCATTTGCAATGAATGGGTGCTTAAAACATATGAAGTGTCTGTACCTGCCATTCCCATACTGTTATCTTGCTCCTCTAACTCCTTATCAAGCGATGCAACATTGATGTCACTAAAGTTGAGGTCCAGTGCGGATCCTGACgggaaacaaaataaatctgACTGAAATTTGACAACAGACTGCAGAGTGACAGTCAGCTCAACCTGTTGTCATTCAGTTTTGCATACACTTACCAATGACAGACTCCACTGTGTTGCTCCCTGGATAGAAAGGAGTGGCTTTTGCATTCATTGTTGATAAGGTGGTGGGTGAAGAACTGTCTGAGCCAATACTAGAGGCCAAGCTTGATGTTATACTGGAGGTAAAGCTTGATGCCAATGGGTTCACCACAGAGAATACAGTATTTTGTGTCTAAAAATGAAAGCACAGTCAGGAGTTTAATTCTGATGTTCTCAATAACAGGATTATGATATAAGTGATTAGTTAAACACAAACCTGTTTTTCTTGGTCCATCAATTTTTGATCCACCTGCCCCTTGTTCTTAATCTGGAAATGATCAAATAACACAGAAACAGTGCACTTCAGTGCTACTAtcaataaaaattaatgattttaaTGCACCTGGCCTTGGCTAAGACTTTTATCTTAACAATTTTCCACCTTCGCTGCCCATAGACTCCAGAGCAGTTACAGCTCTTGTTATTGTGATGATTTATGGAGCAACTACCTGCTGACTGATATCCTGTCAGTATTAAGAAAACTGATCATGTTACTTCACTCTGACTTCAACTTGTAGCCGGAGGAAATCCTGAACGCAGGTGACAGTAACATTtcactgtgaggaggaagtcaCTCTTCTGTAACTGCAGCACCAGAAAGCATTAAAATTCCCCTAAGGGGAATTCTTAGCACGGAACtacagctttgcatgattcacagttcaaaaataatcCCTATTTATCTTACATTTAGTATAGCCTCTCAGTTTATGCACTCTCTGAAAAACACCCATTTAGCTCCTTTTCCCTTCCTTTAAAAAGCAACTTTCTTCTTATTGGCTGCCCTTGGTaaacaaaaattttaaacatgGAGGTGCTTCTCTGCTTATATTCAGTCATGATCAACATCATACAGAACAAACCTGTCtggtttagagcagtctgaagcctgagctttttaTGAGACTGTAACTATAgggcagaaaatgaaaaaaaaaagcataaaaagtcCCCTTTGATATTCTAGAGATTCTTCTTAAATTTAATATACATCATCTCATACATACAATATGTTTGTGATGCGGTGTTTTAAAGAAACCCATGACATGGCAAACAAACTATGAAATATATGGAAAAGTGGCTTAAAGTGGtcaaattaaaatgacacaGCAAACAATGAATGAGTGAAAAATGGCTGTGATAAAAGTGTAAAGCcctaagctgtgtgtgtgtgtgtgtgtgtgtgtgggttatTCTTCCTGAGGCTAGAGAGAGCAGTCTGTGTACCTGATCTTCACGTTCAAAGCCCGGAGCTTTGGGATAGTTAGACGTCAGAGATGAGACACTTGATGTGGTGAGCTCTGAACATAAACTACTATTATTTAAGGATTTGGGCCTGCTGCTGATGGATCCCATTGGGGATAACAAAGTGTCACTTCCTGAGCTTGGCGTTACAGTTGAGCAATTAGAACATGAAACCTGAGAAAGAGAAGTGCACATGGTCTTAATaaaatgatgattaaaaaaaaaaatgacgaCATAAAAACATCACAATGGATGAGCAATGAAGGTAATGACAGAGTTTTCAGATGTTTGAGAGCCAAATCTGCCTAAAATTGTGCCACTGATAaatgagaaatgaagaaagcCTACACTTCCTACTTGTCCGTTGCTACTGGTTGTGCTGGTGGTGGAGTTTCCTCCACTGTTCCACTCAGTGACTGGACACTCTGAATACTGCTGAGAGCCCAGCTGGGACTGTGAACTCGACTGTATCGCTGTTAGCAGTGAGGTCATGGTCTCTTCTGTAGAAGGAATTCCTGAAAAGAcaagcaaaaaaatataaagtctcaaaaaaaattacttttacaCATTACTGAGATAGTATTAAGACAAACTTCTGCCTACTTTctacatgtgcaaatgcacaAAACGGTCCTCTGGGACAGTATCCAGTCTGTCGCATATCATTGCATTTGGTGGATCTGTAGATCTTGGAGAGAGAAGAACAAGAttacagagaaataaaatgaaaatgtgtctAACTACAGAAAACTGACCACAGCATCAGTCTTATCAACAAAACAATGTAGTGGTTCATATATTAGAGACTGAGGAGCTGAGTGATGTATTCACAGTAATCTGACTGTAATAAATCAGATCTCCGTCTGTCTGTTTCTTTATTGGCAAACTCCTTCTAGACGAGCAGAAGTTGAGCAACCAAACCTAGCACACAGGTATACATTAGGCCCCAGAAGACTCTTATCTGTATCAGATATTATGACATCATTGTGTTACCTAGAAACCACTTagcaaatgttttattatttatgtaccTATAGCATATATTTCATGGCATTGACATATGATTTTTACTTACAGGCTGGACTGTTACTCATTATTAGGTCGCCCTAAAAGTTCCTTGAAAACTCTCCAGTTAATGCAGAACGCTGCAGTGAGAGTACCGAGACTAGGAagatatttctcccatatttcTTCTCTTTAGTGCCCCCTGTTAGTTTAAAacccttctcctcacatataaAATATCCATGACCCTcactgagcctgattctgcggGAGGTTTCTTCATGTTAAATGGAAGTTATTCCTTCCCACTGCCACCACAGGGGGTCGTGATtgttgaggtgactgttgttgtgagctGGCTCTACATAAACAAAGCTGAAATGAATCTATATCCACAAAAGTTGAATTATGAATGATATGACACCATCATGGTGCCATGGTGCACAAACAGGGCATGCACTATTGTAGAATGGGCATGTACTAGTAATGAAAATGTGCAATAATTTTATTACCATAATTTTCAAGTTCTTTtctaatattgatttttttaaaaaaaaaaaggataatatTAAGCTGTCTGTGAAGAAATTATTATATGACACTAAAAAgtgagagatttaaaaaaagaaaaaagaaaaaaaaaggactgctCTAACAGGAAACTCAGCAGCTTTAAAACTCAGCAGAAAACCTTCCTGTGCAAAATGCCTCCCAGGGTAACGGGTAAGACATGAATAAACAACTGAATGGTACAGAAGATTAGTGGGGACTTTATACCTGGAAGCCCTGCAACACTTCATCATAAACATAAACCACATGAAAACTTATATCCAAgggtgaagggaaaaaaaaagtatacccCTGCAGAGAttgaataagcagaagaaaatgaatggatggatactCCTGCAGAGTTCTGGGAAGTTCTTACTATGAAGTGATGAGACTAAAGTGGAATGACGTGGGCTCACTGTGCAtcatttgtcattttgttttcactcaaaGCTTGAAAAACTCACTGCGATTAAACAAACTTCACTCACCTCTGGATGAAACTGCTGTTCAGTGCGAGAATGGCAATACTGGCAACTGTCTCCACTTTCACACTTTGAGGGCTCGCCCCATTCATCACCGTGCTTCACATTAGGGCAAGGAGTTGACCTGCGTTCAGAGGAAGCAGCTTTAACATTTTATAATTAGAAGCCTTCATATTTTATCTTATACTGAATCAGAGCTCACCTGTACTTGAACTTTCGAGGATTTCGCCTCCGATCTCTACTGTTGTGGTAGTGGGGGCAAGCATAGCCCTGTCTGCATAGTCTGGGGGGCTTAGTACACTGATCTGTTTTATAATTGGCTAAAACAAATGTGGTATCTGCAAAAAGAGGTATCCAAGATTACTTTCATTTGCTTAGCATTCAATGCAACAATTGGCATGGAAGTTTGGTTTTCTCACCTTGCCACCTGGGATCTTCTGTCAGAGTTTTTTCAATCATAGCTTGGCTGGCTAGCACACCAGGCTGCAAATCAGGAATACCTTCCCCAGATCCCAACTGTCCATTCTGGAGGGCCTCTTGTGCTTGGATCTCTCTGTGCACAAAATCCAAATaatttgtatttctttattcattttacctcaaaaaaagcaaaacactcTTGAACTTAAGAGCTTTGTTAAAGGAAACTTTGGAAAACAATGAAACAGTATAAGGAGAACTTTCTCTCCAAGCCTACACTCATAACCAATCAAAACCAAGGTTCTCTCAAACTTCTATCAAAAAATTGCTttttctgacactcactaataCTGTACAGACAAATGCAAAGAGACATCATTTCATGGACTAACTGTATATAGAATATCTTAACATCTACAGGCCAATGTATAAGCAAaagcagaagaagcagaagcTGCAAACATATGGCCTGTGGGCCAGAAATGGGTCGCTAAAGGATCGAATAAGAATGATGGGGTGTATTACAGGGATTTTGAGGAAGTTGTGCCAGGAAGCACTGAGAATGAAAGTAGTTCTCTGAACTGGTAATTTTATCCAAGTCAGAGGTCTGAACCATTGTCACTTATACAAAGACAGACCACATGATAACCAAGGAGCTGCGCCCACACATTTCTTTCATCGACAAC is drawn from Archocentrus centrarchus isolate MPI-CPG fArcCen1 chromosome 8, fArcCen1, whole genome shotgun sequence and contains these coding sequences:
- the unkl gene encoding RING finger protein unkempt homolog isoform X3, which encodes MPSVSKTAANASPQTEKPTHYTYLKEFRTEQCPLFLQHKCTQHRPFTCFHWHFLNQRRRRPIRRRDGTFNYSPDVYCTKYDETTGICPDGDDCPYLHRTTGDTERKYHLRYYKTGTCIHETDARGHCVKNGLHCAFAHGPHDLRPPVYDIREIQAQEALQNGQLGSGEGIPDLQPGVLASQAMIEKTLTEDPRWQDTTFVLANYKTDQCTKPPRLCRQGYACPHYHNSRDRRRNPRKFKYRSTPCPNVKHGDEWGEPSKCESGDSCQYCHSRTEQQFHPEIYRSTKCNDMRQTGYCPRGPFCAFAHVERIPSTEETMTSLLTAIQSSSQSQLGSQQYSECPVTEWNSGGNSTTSTTSSNGQVGSVSCSNCSTVTPSSGSDTLLSPMGSISSRPKSLNNSSLCSELTTSSVSSLTSNYPKAPGFEREDQIKNKGQVDQKLMDQEKQTQNTVFSVVNPLASSFTSSITSSLASSIGSDSSSPTTLSTMNAKATPFYPGSNTVESVIGSALDLNFSDINVASLDKELEEQDNSMGMAGQRVLGGSAPVNIPGSLVRSSSFNSSSSLSTSPLSSLSQSLSQSLLSGTVSQQNQTSNMLAKQEHGLLGTPTSSSQNSLGLNGGASNIWDFVSGSFSPSPSPVFSSLTSTTSTADVARLFRELDEAKRKIKQFEEAWHQVKQACEACQKDAHEAKEQAKTAEAERQLAEQKWEETERKLKELQGDFDALCRTPGTPLLRSYGELDQLPLSKLHSIQSQLRNDLDLIDGVIYQLQSKKCIVCQKHDRCIVLQPCQHYVLCENCAPSKTECPYCRTKILKW
- the unkl gene encoding putative E3 ubiquitin-protein ligase UNKL isoform X1 — its product is MPSVSKTAANASPQTEKPTHYTYLKEFRTEQCPLFLQHKCTQHRPFTCFHWHFLNQRRRRPIRRRDGTFNYSPDVYCTKYDETTGICPDGDDCPYLHRTTGDTERKYHLRYYKTGTCIHETDARGHCVKNGLHCAFAHGPHDLRPPVYDIREIQAQEALQNGQLGSGEGIPDLQPGVLASQAMIEKTLTEDPRWQDTTFVLANYKTDQCTKPPRLCRQGYACPHYHNSRDRRRNPRKFKYRSTPCPNVKHGDEWGEPSKCESGDSCQYCHSRTEQQFHPEIYRSTKCNDMRQTGYCPRGPFCAFAHVERIPSTEETMTSLLTAIQSSSQSQLGSQQYSECPVTEWNSGGNSTTSTTSSNGQVGSVSCSNCSTVTPSSGSDTLLSPMGSISSRPKSLNNSSLCSELTTSSVSSLTSNYPKAPGFEREDQIKNKGQVDQKLMDQEKQTQNTVFSVVNPLASSFTSSITSSLASSIGSDSSSPTTLSTMNAKATPFYPGSNTVESVIDLFCFPSGSALDLNFSDINVASLDKELEEQDNSMGMAGQRVLGGSAPVNIPGSLVRSSSFNSSSSLSTSPLSSLSQSLSQSLLSGTVSQQNQTSNMLAKQEHGLLGTPTSSSQNSLGLNGGASNIWDFVSGSFSPSPSPVFSSLTSTTSTADVARLFRELDEAKRKIKQFEEAWHQVKQACEACQKDAHEAKEQAKTAEAERQLAEQKWEETERKLKELQGDFDALCRTPGTPLLRSYGELDQLPLSKLHSIQSQLRNDLDLIDGVIYQLQSKKCIVCQKHDRCIVLQPCQHYVLCENCAPSKTECPYCRTKILKW
- the unkl gene encoding putative E3 ubiquitin-protein ligase UNKL isoform X2, translating into MPSVSKTAANASPQTEKPTHYTYLKEFRTEQCPLFLQHKCTQHRPFTCFHWHFLNQRRRRPIRRRDGTFNYSPDVYCTKYDETTGICPDGDDCPYLHRTTGDTERKYHLRYYKTGTCIHETDARGHCVKNGLHCAFAHGPHDLRPPVYDIREIQAQEALQNGQLGSGEGIPDLQPGVLASQAMIEKTLTEDPRWQDTTFVLANYKTDQCTKPPRLCRQGYACPHYHNSRDRRRNPRKFKYRSTPCPNVKHGDEWGEPSKCESGDSCQYCHSRTEQQFHPEIYRSTKCNDMRQTGYCPRGPFCAFAHVERIPSTEETMTSLLTAIQSSSQSQLGSQQYSECPVTEWNSGGNSTTSTTSSNGQVSCSNCSTVTPSSGSDTLLSPMGSISSRPKSLNNSSLCSELTTSSVSSLTSNYPKAPGFEREDQIKNKGQVDQKLMDQEKQTQNTVFSVVNPLASSFTSSITSSLASSIGSDSSSPTTLSTMNAKATPFYPGSNTVESVIDLFCFPSGSALDLNFSDINVASLDKELEEQDNSMGMAGQRVLGGSAPVNIPGSLVRSSSFNSSSSLSTSPLSSLSQSLSQSLLSGTVSQQNQTSNMLAKQEHGLLGTPTSSSQNSLGLNGGASNIWDFVSGSFSPSPSPVFSSLTSTTSTADVARLFRELDEAKRKIKQFEEAWHQVKQACEACQKDAHEAKEQAKTAEAERQLAEQKWEETERKLKELQGDFDALCRTPGTPLLRSYGELDQLPLSKLHSIQSQLRNDLDLIDGVIYQLQSKKCIVCQKHDRCIVLQPCQHYVLCENCAPSKTECPYCRTKILKW